The DNA sequence CGCCGAACGTTTGCAGCACAGCCTGCGGCACGACGATTCCGTGGCGCGTTTCGGCGGTGATGAATTCGTGGTCTACCTGCATGGCGTGACCGAGGTGGAGGTGGCGCGCAGCATCGGCGACAAGATCCGCCACGCCGTCAACAAGCCCATCGCAGGCCGCGATGGTCAGCAATACACGGTCGATGCCTCGGTAGGTGTGTCGCTCTACCCGGATGACGGGCTGGATGTGGAAACCCTGCTGCGGGTAGCCGACTCACGCATGTTCGACCAGAAGCGCCTGCACCGCATCCTGTCGGTGTGAGGCGTTGCAGATCATCCCCTCAAGCCTATTCGGAGCCATCATGACCCCTGCATCCTTTGCCACTTGTGACCTGTGCGACACCAACGAAGACAAGCTGGCCGCGGGCACGCTGCACGTCCTGCCGCCCATCTTCGCCAGCTTCGGCCGCAAGCAGGCCTTCGCCGGCCCGGCCAAGACCTTGAAGGTATTCGAGGATAACGTGATGGTGCGCGCCACCCTGGAGACGCCCGGCCATGGCCAGGTGCTGGTGGTCGATGGCGGCGGCAGCCTGCGCTGCGCGCTGGTGGGGGGCAATCTGGCGCAACTGGCGCAGGACAATGGCTGGGCCGGCATCCTGGTCAATGGTTGTGTGCGCGATGCGGCCGAATTGAATGCCTGCGAGGTCGGTATCCGGGCGCTGGCCACCCATCCGCAGCGCAGCTTCCGCAAGGGCGCGGGCGATGCCGATATCAAGGTCGGTATTGCCGGGGTGGCGGTGCATCCAGGTGACTGGATCTATGCCGATGTGGATGGAGTGCTGGTCTCGCGCACGCCGCTTTGAGCGTTTTGCTTCACCTTCAGCCTCATCTTTCCAGCCCGCCGCGAGCGGGCTTTTGTTTGGGCGGCTGCAGGCCGCTCAATCCGGCGCTTTGCGCAGCACCTGGTCGATGGCCGCGGTCTGGATGACAATTTCCTTCAGATCCTGGTTCAGCAGGCTGGTGCGGCGGCGCAGGTTGTCCCAGCCTGACCAGGCGCTGGCTTCGGCCGCCATCGGCTCGGGTGCGACCGGGCCGATCAGTTCGATCTTGCCCGAGATGGCTTTGTCTTCTGGTGCGGTGGGTGACACCGTGACGGCGCCGCTGCGCTTTTTCGGCTGGGGTGTCAGCAGGCGCTGGGCTTCGGCCAGGTGCTGGCTGGCTTCCAGGTAGGTTTCCTCGATCAGTCTGGCCACCGCAGCCTCGGGCATGTTGTCCTGATGGCGCCGCAGCATCAGGCGCAGGGCGGCAATGTGGGCCGCCACCAGATAGTTCTGGACGATGAAGCGATTCAGTTCGCGCACGGCGCGCTGCTTGGTGGCTGGTTCATCCATCATGCGCACCAGCGCCGAGATCAGTGCGGCCAGGCTGTCCATGAAACCCTTGCGGCAGACCCGGTAGAAGAAGTCATCCTTGACCTTGCCTTCCAGCATGTCGCGGCTGGCGGTCAGGTAGCGCTGGCTGGCCTTGAGTACGTTGCGCAGCAGCTTGGGCAGGTCGCGGTATTCCCAGGCTGGCAGCACATAGCTGAAGACAGTGGCGATCAATACGCCAATGATGGTATCGATCAGCCGCTCGCCGATCACGGTCTGGTGACCGGCCGGCATCAGCAGGTTCAACAGCATCAGGATCTGCACCGAGGCGGCGATGGCGGTATAGCGGTACTTGATGTAGGTGAAGGCCGGTGCGGCCACGCTGGCGGCAAACAGCACCGCCAACTGGCCCAGTGGATTGTGCACGAAGCGCAGGATCAGCAAGGTAATCAGGCAGCCGATGAGGGTGCCGATGAGGCGGTCGGCCATGCGCTGCTTGGTGGCGCTGAAATTGGGCTTGAGGATGATGACGATGGTCAGCACGATCCAATAGCCGTGCGACATGTAGGGCAGGTGTCCGGCGATCCACAGGCCGGTCGTCACCGCCAGCGCCACCCGGATGGCAAAGCGGAAGATCGGCGACTGCCAGCGCAGGTTCACCAGCAGCATGTTGAACTTGAACTTCTGCTGGGTCAGGAACGGTGTCATGTCCGAGCCCGGCAGGATGGGCAGCGGGTCCACAGGATTTTGTGTGGCCTGGTGCACCTGGCCGATCAGTTCGATGATGTCGCGGATCTTGTTGTAGGTCACGCGCAGCAGGGTGAGCGCTTCTTCGGAGGCTTGTCGCGGGCCTGGCTGGGCCAGTTCGCGGATCTCGAACTGCACCGCGCGCAGCTCGGCCTTGTAGTTTACGCTGGGCTCGGAGGCCTTGTTGCGGGTGACGGCATAGGCGATCGATTCGATGTCCTGGGCCGCCTTGGTGGCCAAGTCGCGCAGGAAGATCATGACATCGGTGCCGCCGAAGTGCTGCCGCAGGAAGGCGTAGTCAGCATGGGTGGAGAGCACCTGTTCATAGAGCTCAAGCATCGACAGATGCACCTGCACCAGCAAACCATCCTGCTTGGTGTGCAGGTCGCGCAGGATCAAGTCGCGCGAGGCCTGCTGCTTGTCGGCCACCACGATCTGCTGGCGCACCAGCTGATTGAACTGATTGGCCAGGTCGTGCTTGACGTCATAAAAATCGGCCTTGATGCGCAGGTAGCGCGCCAGTTCGAAGAGCGCCTCGGCCAGCACCTGCTGCTTGATGCGCCGGCGCAGGAACCACGATACCGCCATCGAATAGGCCAGGTAACCCAGGCCGCCACCCAGGAACAGCGCGGCGTGCAGGAAGGCGTCGGCAATGGGCACCTGGTTTTCCATCGACAGGGTCATCACCATGAGTGCGGCGAACTGCAGCGGCATGGTCTTCTTGCCATAGACCACCATCATGCTGGCAAAGAAGCTGACCACCACCATCATGGCGCTGAGCAGCCAGGGCACCGGTGCGCACAAGCTGATGATGAGCATGACCAGGGTACAGAGCAGCACGCCGGCCAGCATTTCATTGAATTTGTGGCGCAGCGGGCTGGGCAGGTCCATCAGGCTGGTACAGAGCGCACCGAGGAAGACCGTCATGGTGGTGGTCATGTCGGCCACGTTGAACACCAGCAGGGTCAGGCCGACTACCCCGATTGCGATCCGCACACCCGTATAGAAATAATGACTGAAGAGGAAAGTGCGAATGTCCAGGGCGTAATGCATGTAGACAGGGGCGGCGTTGCATCGCCGCTTAATAATTAGTTAGGGGCTTATTCTCTGCCTTCTTTGCAGATTAAACAACCCGACCTGGAAAAGCAGTTCAACCAGCTGCGGGATGAAGAAAAAAGCGAATTTCCTGTCGCGGCCCGCTACACGGATGAGGATCAGGCGTCATTCGTGGCAGTGTTCATATGAACGATCACGCTGCGAGAGGTTTCATTTAGGCGATATTTTACGATACGAAATCTTCATTTCGCATCATGAAAAACGCCAGTGCGCTGCATCAAAAATCTTTTTCATTCTCTGGATTTTTGTTTCGTATCGCAAAAAGAAGAGTGTAAGTAACTGATTTTATTCGTATAAAAATTTTACAGATATCTTATATAAGACATTGTTGCTCCGCTCCTGCAGGCCTACTATGAAGTCATGGAATCAACGATTTCATCCGGTTTCAAGCCACTTCATATTGACCAACAAGGAGATCCACATGAGCACTCGTGAACAGCAAATCCAGGCCCTGGAACGCGACTGGGCAGAGAACCCGCGCTGGAAGGGCATCAAGCGCAACTACAGTGCGGCCGACGTGGTTCGTCTGCGCGGCTCGCTGCAGATTGAGCACACCCTGGCCAAGCGCGGTGCCGACAAGCTCTGGAACCTGGTTCACAACGAACCCTTCGTCAACGCCCTGGGCGCACTGACCGGCAACCAGGCCATGCAGCAGGTCAAGGCCGGCCTGAAGGCCATCTACCTGTCCGGCTGGCAAGTGGCCGGCGATGCCAACCTGGCCGGTGAAATGTACCCCGACCAGTCGCTGTACCCGGCCAACTCGGTGCCGATGGTGGTCAAGCGCATCAACAACACCTTCGCCCGCGCCGACCAGATCCAGTGGTCCGAAGGCCGTGACGACATCGACTTCTTCGCGCCCATCGTGGCCGATGCCGAAGCCGGTTTCGGCGGCGTCCTGAATGCCTTCGAACTGATGAAGTCGATGATCGAAGCCGGTGCCGCCGGTGTGCACTTCGAAGACCAACTGGCCTCGGTCAAGAAGTGCGGCCACATGGGTGGCAAGGTGCTGGTGCCGACCCGCGAAGCCTGTGAAAAGCTCAACGCCGCCCGCCTGGCCGCTGACGTCATGGGCACCAAGACTCTGGTGATCGCCCGTACCGACGCCGAAGCCGCTGACTTGCTGACCTCCGATGTGGACGCCAACGACAAGCCCTTCCTGTCGGGCGAGCGCACCGTGGAAGGCTTCTTCAAGACCCATCCGGGCATCGATCAGGCGATCTCGCGTGGCCTGGCCTATGCCGAGTATGCCGACATGGTTTGGTGCGAAACCGGCAAGCCGGACCTGGCCTTTGCCAAGACCTTCGCCGAAGCCATTCATGCCAAGTTCCCGGGCAAGCTCTTGGCCTACAACTGCTCGCCGTCCTTCAACTGGAAGAAGAACCTGGACGACGCCACCATCGCCAAGTTCCAGCGCGAGCTGGGCGCCATGGGCTACAAGTTCCAGTTCATCACGCTGGCTGGCTTCCATGCGCTGAACTACTCGATGTTCAACCTGGCGCACGGCTATGCCCGCAACCAGATGTCGGCCTTCGTGGAATTGCAGGAAGCCGAATTCGCCGCCGCCGCCAAGGGCTTCACGGCGGTCAAGCACCAGCGCGAAGTCGGTACCGGCTACTTCGACGCCGTGACCCAAGCCATCCAGCAAGGTCAGTCTTCGACCACGGCACTGCATGGTTCGACCGAAGATGAACAATTCTTCGACGACAAGGCCAAGAAGGCCGCATGAGGCGCTGCTTCGCAGTGGGCAAGACTGTCGTATGAAGGTATGTGAATGTGTGATGTAACGCCGGCCCGCATCCTTGCGCGGGCCGGCGGGGTGACCCCCCGAACTTGCTGCCGTACCCCACAAGGGTGCGGCTTTTTTTCGTCTGCGTGGCCGAATTCAGCGCAACTGGCCGTCGCGTAGTTCGAAGACTGTCTGGCCCAGCGCCTCGACATCGGCCGGGTCGTGGGTGATGAGCAGCATCGGTACCTGCAGATGGGTTTGCAGCTCGGCCAGTTCCTGGCGCATCCGTTGGCGCAAGGACAGGTCCAGCGCCGAGAAGGGTTCATCCAGCAAGAGCATCTCGGGTTCGGCCACCAGCGCGCGCGCCAGCGCCACGCGCTGACGCTGGCCGCCGGAAATCTGGGCCGGGTGGCTGTGGGCGATGGCCTGCAGCTCGAAGGCCTGCAGCCAGCGCTGCACGGCGGGATGCCCGGTCGGGCGGCGTGGGTTACAGCTGCCGCGTGACAGGCCAAAGGCGATGTTCTGCGCCACCGTCAGGTGCGGGAAGAGGGCGTAATCCTGGAACAGGTAGGCTACATTGCGCTCCTGCACACGCACATCGATGCCTTCGGCGCTATCGAACAGCGTGCGGCCGCGCACGCGGATGTGGCCGCGATCCGGTCGTATCAGTCCGGCGATGGCCTTCAAGGTGAGGCTCTTGCCCGAGCCGGAAGGGCCGTACAGCACGATGCGCTGGCTGTGGCTGGCCAGGGCGATATCGAGATCGAAGATGCGATCCCCGGCGCGCAGTTGTTTGTGGATCTGGAGGTCGACGCTCACGAATGGTGTGGTCTAAAAAATATAAATGATTTGCGGGTTGTTAGCGAACGCGCAATTGCGAGCGATCCGGCACCAGGCGACCGGCTATCATCAACAGCACGATACAGGTGAGCGAGGTAATGATCACCAGCAAGGTAGCCGCGCCGTCATCGCCCGCCTGCACGGCTTCATAGATGGCCACCGACAGGGTCTGGGTGCGCCCCGGCAGGTTGCCGGCCACCATCAGCGTCGCCCCGAATTCGCCCAGTGCGCGGGCAAAGGCCAGCAACACTCCAGCCATGATGCCCCGCGTGGCCAGCGGCAGGCTGACCCGGAAGAATACCCCGGCTTCGGATACGCCCAGCACGCGGGCAGCGTTTTCCAGTTGCTGATCGACGCTTTCGAAGGCTGCGCGGGCGGCCTTCAAGACCAGCGGAAAGGCCACCACGGTGGAGGCCAGCACCGCGCCCTGCCAGGTAAAGACCAACTGGATCCCCATGCCTTCCAGCCAGGCGCCGAAGGTACCACGGCGACCAAAGAGCACCAGCAGGTAATAGCCCATGACGGTGGGTGGCAGCACCAGCGGCAGGGTCAGTACCGAATCGATGAAGTCACGCAAGGGCGAGCGCCAGCGCGACAGGCCATAGGCGGCCGCCACCCCCAGCACCAGATTGAGCAAGGTGGCCAGTCCCGCCACCTTTAGCGACAGCAGCAGCGGCGTCCAGACCGGATGCATCACGGCTTCAGGAAACCATAGCGCGCTAGCACCGCTTGTCCGCTGGAGGAGCGCACATACGCCACGAATTGCGCTGCCAGCGCCGGTTGGCGGCTGCCACTGGTCACCGCGATGGGGTAGGTGGCCGGCGTGTCGGAAGGGATGCGGAGGGCGACCTTGACCTTCTCGGGCATCACCGCCGCATCGGTGGCGAAGACGAAGCCGGCATCGACTTCACCGCGCGCCACGTAATCGAGGCTGGTGCGCACGTTCTCGGCCATCACCGCCTTGGCCTGCACCTGAGGCCACAGGCCGGCCTGTTCCAGCGCCGCCTTGGTGTAGCGGCCGAAGGGCACGGAGGCCGGGTTGCCCAGGGCAATGCGCTGGTATTGGGCACGGGTCAGATTGGCCAGGCTGGTCGGCAGTTGTTTGGCATCGTGCGGCACGATCAGCACGATCTGGTTGGCCGCGAAGTTCTGGCGGCTGGCGGCATCGACCGCCTTTTCCGCCACCGCCTTGTCCATCGCGGTCTGGTCGGCCGAGGCGAACACATCGGCCGGGGCGCCGCGCACGATCTGCTGCATCAGGATGTCGGAGGCGCCGAAGTTGGTAATGACCTTCACTCCCGGATGCTGTTGTTCGAAGCTTTGCGCCAATTCCTTGAAGGCATTGGTCAGGCTGGCGGCAGCCGACACCACCAGGTCGGTGGCCTGGGCCGCACCGGCTGCCAAGATCAGCGTGGCCGCACAGACGGTGCGCAGGGCGGCTTTGAGGCGCAATTTCATGAACATCGGCAATCCTTGATCGGCAGAATGTTGGGCCTGGGAGTGGCGGGAGGTGGGCGAAATATACGCAAGGATATAACGAACGTCAATTGCGTGCAGGCGTCTGGTCGCCGCTGCCTGCCCGCTAGTACAATCACGCGCATGAATGATTCCAAGACCCTACGAGTGCGCGTGATGCAGGGCGACACCATTGCTTTCGGCCCCGGCAAGGCCGACCTGTTGCAGGCCATCGCGCAGACCGGATCGATTTCCGGCGCTGCCCGCGAGATGGCAATGTCCTATCGGCGCGCCTGGCTGCTGGTGGAGGAGATGAACCGTTGTTTCGCCAGTCCGCTGGTGGCGACCGCCACCGGTGGCGCGCGTGGCGGTGGCGCTGCCGTCACCGAGCTGGGGCAGGAAGTGCTGGCGCGCTATCGGCGGATGCAGAAGAAAGCAGCCACCGCCATCGCCGCCGACCTCAGGCATCTGCATTCGCTGATGCAGCAGCCAGAGGCGGATGGGCAGGTGCAGGCCAGCAGCCAGCAGGGTGGTGGCGCTCATGCATGAACTGTGGATCAAGTACCGGCTGCGGGTACTGAACGCCTGTCGCGTCTCGGAAACCCATTCGATGCTGTTGTGGGGGGCGCTGGCCGGCTTCGTCGGCGCGCTGGCCACGATTGCCTTCCGCGAATGCATCGCGCTGCTGCAGATCTGGCTGACCGGCCATGATGGCAGCTTCGTCGATATCGCCAAGGGCTTGCCCTGGCATGTGCGGGTCTTGCTGCCGACCTGCGGCGGCGTGGTGGCCGGCCTGTTCCTGGTGTGGGCCAAGAAGACCCCGGCCGGCAATGGCGGCGACTACATGGAAGCGGTGGCCATCGGCGATGGTGCCATTCCGGTGCGCAACACCCTCTTGCGCAGCATTTCCTCGCTGGCCTCGATTGCCTCGGGTGGTTCCATCGGGCGCGAAGGGCCGATGGTGCAGCTGTCGGCGTTGTGCGCGTCGCTGGTGGGCAAGTTTTCGCATTTTCCTTCATCTCGCCTGCGCCTGCTGGTCGCCTGCGGGGCCGCAGCGGGCATTACCTCGGCCTATAACGCGCCCATTGCGGGGGCTTTCTTCATCACCGAGATTGTGCTCGGTTCGCTGGTGATGGAAAGCTTCGGCCCGGTCATGGTGGCCTCGGTGGTGGCCAACATCACCATGCGCGAGCTGCCCGGTTACCGTGCCACCTACGAGATGCCGTACTTCCCCGAGATCGGTGGCTGGGAAGTGCTGCTGTTTCTGGTGCTGGGCGTACTGGCCGGGATTCTGGCGCCGCAGTTCCTGCGGGTGCTGGAGCTGGGCAAGCACGGTTTCGCCAAGTTCAAGTTGCCGCTGCCGGTGCGCCTGGGCGTGGGCGGCTTGCTGGTGGGCTTGATTTCCATCCAGGTGCCGGAGGTCTGGGGCAATGGCTACAGCCTGGTCAATTCACTGCTGCATACCACCTGGCTGTGGCAGATGGTGTTGATGGTGCTGGTGATCAAGGTGCTGGCTACCGCCATTACGGTCGGCTCGGGCGCAGTGGGCGGGATCTTCACGCCGACGCTATTCGTCGGGGCGGCGGTCGGCTACCTGTTCGGCGATACCGCCCAGGCGCTGCTGCCGGTGCATACTTCGCAGCCCTTCGCCTATGCCATGGTGGGTATGGGGGCCTTCCTGGCAGCGGCCTCCTATGCTCCCTTGATGGCGATCCTGATGATCTTCGAAATGACCTTGAGCTACCAGGTGGTGCTGCCGCTGATGCTGTCCTGCGTAGTGGCCTATGTGGTGGCGCGCAGCGTCGATGGGCGCTCGATGTACGAAATCACGCTCAAGCGCCATCGCGACAATGAAGAACGGCTGCGCCTGCGCGGCACCCACATGAGCGAGCTGATCCGACCGGCCGAGACGGTCTTGATGGAAGACGCCAGTTTGGAAGAAGTCAGTGCGCTGTTCCTCAAGTACCCGGTCAAGTACGTCTACATCGTCGACGCCCAGCAGCGCTACCAGGGGGTGGTGGCGTTGCAGGACATCACTTCCTGGCTGCTGGATAAGAAGCAAGCCGCCGGTAGCATGGCTCGCGATTTCCTGCGGCCGCATTTCCTGCATGAGGTCACGCCCGACATGTCGCTGGGCCAAGCGCTGCAGTTGTTCCTCGACCATCAGGGCGAACGCCTGCCCGTGATCGCCAGCGCCGAAGATCCGCGCCTGTTGGGTGTGGTCTTCAAGACCTCGTTGCTGGATGCCTATTTCCGGCTCGACCGGGCCGGGAACTGAGGCTATGAGCTCGCATTTTTCGGCGGTCCTGGCGGGGCCTCGCCAAGCCGCTGCAAAAGGGTATCTTTGTAACAATGACGGATTAGTCCGACAACTGCTCACTTATCCTTGTTAGAATGCATGACGTTTACACCTCATCGGTGTTCGTGGCAGCGGCCTGTCCAGGTCCGTCCCGCCACCCGATTTCAACCCCCATCCTAGAAGTGAATTTTCCATGCTGAGTTATCGCCACGCTTTTCACGCCGGCAACCACGCCGATGTCCTGAAGCATATGGTGATCATCCAGTTGATGCGCTATCTCGGGCAGAAAGACACTGCCTATATGGTCATCGACACCCATGCCGGCGCAGGCGTCTATGCGCTCGATGGAGATTACGCCAGCAAGAACGCCGAATACGAGACCGGCATCGCCAAACTGTGGGAGCGCAAGGACTTGCCGGCGATGGTCAAGGAATACGTCGACGTGGTCAAGTCGCTCAACCCCAGCGGCAAGATGCGTTACTACCCCGGCTCTCCCTATTGCGCCGAGAAGACCATGCGCGAGCAGGATCGCCTGCGTCTGTTTGAATTGCACCCCAGTGAAGTGAAGGTGCTGGAAGACAACTTCCGCAAGCTCGAAGCCCACGCCGCTGCCCAGGGCCAGCGACCATCCACCCGCGGCAAGCGCGTGATGGTGTATCGCGGTGACGGTTTCCAGGGTCTCAAGGCCTTGCTGCCGCCGCCCTCGCGCCGCGGCCTGGTGTTGATCGATCCGCCCTATGAAGACAAGCGTGACTATGCCCACGTGGCCCAGGTGCTGGCCGATGCGCTCACGCGCTTTCCCACCGGTACCTATGCGGTCTGGTATCCGGTCCTGCAACGCAATGAATCGCGTCAGTTGCCGGAACGCCTCAAGCGCCTGGGCGCCAAGAGCTGGCTCAACGTCACGCTGGCCATCCATGGCCCGGCGCCGGATGGCTTTGGCCTGCACAACAGCGGCATGTTCATCCTCAATCCGCCCTGGACCCTGGAGGCCGGCCTCAAGGAAGTCATGCCCTATCTGATCGAGGTGCTGGGGGTGGATGACAGCGCCGAATATGTGCTCGAATCCGGGGAAATCTGATGTCGGGTTATACTGGTGTTGCGATTATTGGTGATTTTTTGTTTCGAATAGACGCAACGTTGCTGAGATTAGTGCAAATTGGCATACAATAGGTAAATTGCCTTGAGGCAATATTTGCCGCAACACCAGGGGCATTTAAAAAAACAACCATGTCAGACCAGTCAGCCGACCCATCCGCTCCGCCCCCTCCCGCGCATCACGCCCTGGATTTCTTCCTGGCCCGCCAGCCCATCCTGAGTCGGGACCAAGACTTGATCGGTTACGAACTGCTGTTTCGCAGCGCCGCTTTCGGACCGGCCAACGTCAAGGATGACGTCACGGCCACGGCAGCGGTGATCGCCCACGCTTCCGAGCTGGGGTTGTCCAACGTGATCGGCAACCTGCACGGCTTCATCAATGTGGATGCGGCCGTGCTGATGAGCGACTTCATCTATTTCCTGCCGGCGGACAAGGTGGTGCTGGAAATCCTGGAGACGGTGCGGGTCACGCCCGAACTGGTGGCGCGCGTGCGCGAGCTGGTCAAGGCCGGTTACGTGTTTGCGCTGGACGATGTGGTGGCCGAATCGCAGGAAATCGAAGAACTGCTGCCGCTGGTGAAGATCATCAAGATCGACGTGATGGAAGTCGACCCCAGCAAGTTGCTCAAGCTTTCCGTGCACTTCAAGCGTGCCCGCAAGGAGTTGCTGGCTGAGAAGGTCGAGACGCTGCAGCAGTTCAATGACTGCATGACCTTCGGTTTCGATTTCTTCCAGGGTTATTACTTCGCCAAACCGATGATTCTCCAGGGCAAGAAGCTGGAGGCGTCCAAGATGATCATCATGCATCTGCTGACGCTGCTGGTGCGCAATGTCGACAACGCGGAGATCGTGCGCTACATCAAGCGCGACGTGGCGCTCTCGTTGACCTTGCTGCGCCTGGTCAACACGCCCGTCTACGGTTTCCAGAAGTTCATCGATTCGCTGGGCCAGGCATTGATCGTGCTGGGACGCCGACAACTCAAGCGCTGGCTGCAGATCCTGCTCTTTGCCAATACCGACAAGGAGCGTGCCCACACCATGTCGCCGCTGATGATCCTGGCGGCCACGCGCGGCAAGATGCTGGAGCTGATCACGGCCAAGATCCGGCCCGGACGACGCAAGATGTCGGAGATGGCCTTCACTGTCGGCATCATGTCGCTGGTCGATGCGCTCTTTGGCATGAGCATGGAAAGCGTGCTGCGCCAGATCACCGTCAGTACCGAAATCCGCGAAGCGCTGCTGCGGCGCAATG is a window from the Herbaspirillum rubrisubalbicans genome containing:
- a CDS encoding EAL and HDOD domain-containing protein: MSDQSADPSAPPPPAHHALDFFLARQPILSRDQDLIGYELLFRSAAFGPANVKDDVTATAAVIAHASELGLSNVIGNLHGFINVDAAVLMSDFIYFLPADKVVLEILETVRVTPELVARVRELVKAGYVFALDDVVAESQEIEELLPLVKIIKIDVMEVDPSKLLKLSVHFKRARKELLAEKVETLQQFNDCMTFGFDFFQGYYFAKPMILQGKKLEASKMIIMHLLTLLVRNVDNAEIVRYIKRDVALSLTLLRLVNTPVYGFQKFIDSLGQALIVLGRRQLKRWLQILLFANTDKERAHTMSPLMILAATRGKMLELITAKIRPGRRKMSEMAFTVGIMSLVDALFGMSMESVLRQITVSTEIREALLRRNGYYGSVLRLVECTELREPDQAEMQRLLDELQLSADDFFAAEKHAFEWGNSISNNNIGGQASMQMSPPPEGYIDDDDDDD